The DNA sequence TATCCTGTCGACCGCTTCTTCGCCCTACCTCCTTTCCTAGCTCGCGTAAGCGCTCCCACAGACTGGCTTTTTCATCGTGCTCGTAAGCCTTAGCGTGTAACATGCCGTGCGGCTCGATAAAGACGATGCGCTGTTTTTTCTCATCCACAATCCACAAGATAAAGTCAGGGTAGAAACCGCTCTCTTCAAAGAAACCCACGCCCTTTCCTCTGCTCAAGTTTCGCAGGAGGAAGATTTCCTTTCCCGCCAGCGACTTATCCTTTTCAGCCTCCCAGTAGTCCTTCAGGTCACGGACGAAGCGTTCTTCACTCTCTTCCAGCAGCGGTGGGTCAGCGGTGAGCACACTGCCTTTTTTGAGAAGCAGAGGCAGATAGATGCTCCGGTCGAAGTAGAGGCGTGGCAAGCCACTGTTTTCTTCTTTAATAAGTTTATCCATATCTTCGCATAGTCTTTCGATGGCGGTAACTATGTCTCTGTGTGAATGGGGTACGCGCACGATGTAGGCGGCTCTTTTTTCCTGCACACTCGGACGTTTGAGAGCCAAGTTGGGATCATCAAGGTCAAGGGGGCGATAGATCAAGTTTTGGCTGTCCCAGCGCTCGTGAGCTCGGCGGTAGAAGGTGTCCAGGTACTTGCGCAGAATGGCTGTGACCGCTTCTTGCAAACGGGTGCGGTCAGTGAAGGTACGAGGACGGAACACGGCTTCACTTGCCTTCAGAGTATAGGGAACTTTTTCTAGGATAGCGCGCAGGGTTTCGGGACGAATGACCAGGTTGCTCCAGCCCTTGCGCGCCTTGTAGTCTAGCAGCTCGAGGTAGGCCTGTTCCCAATCCACCAATGTCAGACTTTCTGACGGGATAGTGGTCGCCTTATATTCGCTTTGGGCGCGAGCGTCCTGCAGGCCCACCGCGCCGCTTTCCAGTACCTGCACTTTGACCGATAAATCCACCCTCAGGCGGATGTTTTCATCAGGGGTGAGCAGGAGTATCGTCTCGGTAGCAAAGTCACGGCCGCTCTCAGGACGCGGTAGCACCAGCCCGCGCTGAAGCATCTGTTCGTTGGTCCATATAGGGAGCGGTAGTTCAACCAGCGGCTCGGTCTCTACCCCTTCTCGTTCAAGATAATCACGGAATTGAGCCATATAATTAGCGCGCACAGCAAAGATGTTGAGTGTCTCCAGCAGTTTGATATACGGTGGATGATTGCCCGGAAGGGCAGCACTACGCTTTAGAGAATGGTTTTTCCCGCGCAAGCGTACACCGCGCCCGAAGAGTTGGATGATTTGTGAACCTTCCCGTCGTCCAATGTTGAGAAGTCCCATGTTGGAGACGCGCCAGGAATTCCAGCCTTCCATGAATTTCTTGGCACCAATAAGAATATTAACCGGCGTGTCGGGGTGGTTGATATCCGTAAAGAGCGAGGAGGCGATAGCGTCTTCCTCCAGTGTGATGCCGGCGCCATCGGCTTCCACCAGTTTTTTGAATTCCGCGGTGTCGCCAATGTAGATGAGACCGAAATACTCCTCGGCGCCGGATGCCCTTAACCCCAGCTCGCCAGCGGCACTTTTAATGTCGCACACGTGCAGACCGCCACCGGCCGGGGAGTGAAAGACCCGCCGCAGGATGTCATCGTATAGGGCTTCGGCGGTAAGGCCAGTTTCACGCACGTACGGGAAGCGCCCGGCGAACAGGTCTATCCCATCTGGCGTAACGAGACCGCTTTTTCCCGCCAGGAGTTCTTCGATGCCTTTGACCGCCCAGTCGCGGTTTGCCAGCACTCGATGGAGAAAACGCACCACAGTTAGCACATCGCTGCGCTTCTGTTTGTTCTCGCTATAGACAGCGTTGACCGTGCTACCGACAAACACCCAGAGCGGCTTTTCCAAATTGTATGGACGCAGGATCTCGGCTTGTTCATCAAACAGGCACTGTTGCTCATAGAAGGAGAGCAGGTTGCCCAGAAGGAGCAGATCGGTTTTGGCCTCGTCGGTCTCATCCTGCAGGTTGAGGATACGAAAGTCCTTGCCGTAGCCATCCCCGTAAAAGTACCGGTAGGAGTAATCAAAGACGATGGCCTTGCCGTATTCGGCAGTAAGCGGATCGTTGCGCGCCGCCGAGAGAGCTTGCCCAAAGGTTGCGCTGTATTCAAAGGTGAAACCTGTTTCGCCAAGTGCATCGCGGTACTTGCGCCAAGCTTCGCCGCCGGAGCCTTTGTGCCCTTCGTCCACAAAGATCAGATTACGGCCCTCGAATGCCTCTACCGGCACGCTAACCCCACCACCGCGCTTTTCTTCAACAAGTTTAGTGATTTCGATAACCTGCACGGTGTGTTTACTGTCGCTCCACAAGCCGCCGTGGTTGAGATCGAAGCGGCGGGCGGGAATACCGGAAGCGGCAAGTTCGGCCAGGTGCTGCTCACTCAGGCCCTCGTTGGGCGTGACCAGAAGGATGTTATCGAGCGGCTCCTTGTTGTAGTGCAGGAATTGATAGTAGTTAAGATGCAGAATCAGCGTCTTGCCGCTACCTGTAGCCATCCAGTAAGCCAGCTTGGTCAGGTCGGTTTCGGTGAAGGGCTCGTCCTGCGGCTCGCTGGGCAATTTCTTTGCGTTGCGCTGGCACACAAAGGCGTTCAGATCAGCCAGGAGTTGCGCTTTGTGGTTGAACAGGCGGTCGAGGACGATTTCCGTGTACAGCGCTGCCAGGTATTGAAAATAGCGGAGGGTAATGGGCTGGGTGCGGCAGGCGTTAATGACTGCTAGGTGCGCGCGAATATTGTCGTCATAGCGTGCAAGGTCATCGGCAGAGATTTTGAGCTTGCTGCCGCGCGAGATGAGGCGGTAGTAAATATGGCTGCGCCCCTGCGCATCAAAACCTTCCTCAGCCTGTTTCATGTCCTCCAGCAGTTCACGGTTTTTCTCATAACCCAACAGGCTGTTGAGCCAGGAAAGCAGGAGGAGGCGGTTTTCGAGTTTTTGGTATTGGGTTGACCCGTTGCTCATGCGCCAACCACCAACCTCTCAAAACCGAATTTTATAATAAGAGCAATTCGTCTCCTTCGTTCCTTAAGGAAATCCTCGTAATCAAGTTCGTACCAGTTTGAAGGCAATCCATGCCAATCATACATCTGTTGAAGTTCATCGGAAGCGAAGCGTTTTTCTAGTTCCGGCACATAGTCCCTGGGAGCTCTGTCGGAAATCTTGATATTGTCGCTCCATTCCACCAAAGCATAGTTTGCTACCTGGTTAATGAGACGCTTTTCTCGAACCCCTATTCGTTGCAAGTATTTGCGGGGGAAGAGATGATGACGTTCCAAAGCAGTCTTTTTGGCCTTCGTGGTAGGATCTAGCAACTCGGACACCTTCATCTTCGAATACAAGACCCGCGCTTCCAACAGACAAAGCGCGGCATAGTAGGCAAATTGCGCAGTATTCCTGGCAGCAGCGGTTTCCAATTCGTTGGGCAAGGTTACTTCCCAATAGTCTTTTGTCAAGACGGCGCTAATCTGCTCATCTAGAATGCGGACAAAGTCGTCGGCTGTGTTTGCGCTGCGCAGTAAGGCCATATCCTGTTCAAACCGCGCTTCGGGCGAACTTGTATAACGCCCCGTGAGCGTTGCCATAAAGAACCAGCGTGCCATCACTTCACGCAAACGGTACAAATCTACTTTGAAGTCCCGCTTCCCTATAAGCCACAATGCGTAAGTGTAAAGAACAGCCATTTGCGAGGAGATGAGTTGATCGGAGGGGTATCCTGCCCTTTTCAGCACCTTGAAAAACTCATGCCAGTTTTGAAGGTCCAAAACATATGCCTGAGCCTCTTGCAATAAGGCAAACTGCTTTACGCGCTGTTCATCGGAGAATTGCCGCGTTTCCAGGTCCTTCCCTCGAAGCAGGGAATAAACATGCTCTAAGCGAGCGCGGCGAAACCCCAGTGCCACGCTTACGCGCAGCAGCTGGTCAGGATTTGGGCGTAAATAATGATTAAAAGGTGAAGGACTGCCATCCGGGGAGGGTGCTTTGCTGCGCCGACAAAATTCTTCCAGCTCTTTGCGACCCTCGTCCCAGAATACGGACATCAAGGTAAGAATAAAATTGGCCTGATTTAGAGGTGTCCCTTTACTATTGATACGCACAAAGATCTCTGAAACCTTGTCTTCGTCAACGGAAGAGGAGATCTCCAGCGCGGTGAGTGGATATTCTTCCAGTTTGATCAGTCGGTCAATTCTCTCATGAATTATATCTTCTTCTTCGACGGTCAAGGGGCGCCGTTTTCCTAATTTCTCAAGGAATTTTCTCTTGAAAGCATGCGGTTTCGTATCGGGTTGCCATAAAATGCTAATGTCAGGAATCCACTCTACATCCTTCTCAATCGCTGCATTAGAGACTTCAAATTTCTCACTCAGCGGATGAAAAGCTATTTTTATCCGCTGGGACTTGAAGTCTTTTGTAATCACGGGTACGGCTTTCATAACTGCGTATAATGAGGTCAACCTTTGCTGGCCATCTACGATGAGCAGACGCGCCACCTTTTGTTTTGGAGCAGCACCAATCGTTCGGTGGGTATCAGAACAACCATTTTCCCAGAAGAGAAGATAACCAATGGGAAAGCCGCGATACATCGAGTCAAACAAATCGCGTACCTGGGTCATCGGCCAAACAAAGGGACGCTGAATATCAGGAAGCCCGATTTCTCCCATAGATATATCTTCAACCAGTTTCTTAAGGATATAATCAACCTTCTTGAAGAGTACTTCTGCCATACCTATCCCTCCACGCCTGCAAACATTTTTGCCTTGAACACACCTTCCAGCGCCTGAGCACCGGGGATGAGCGAATCGCCGTTGACATAGATAACGTCCGCACCCTCGGTAAATTTGTGCTTGGCCACAAAGTCACGGTCGCGTTTGTAATCTTCCTCTGTCCAACCTGCGGTTTCGCGCCAGATGACCACGGTGCGCTTGCCCTCGCGCGTCGCGCCGCGATAAATCAGGTAGTAACGGCCGTTATTGTCCAGCAACTGCCGCTTTGCCACGTCCAGCCCGATGAGATAGTTGAAGGTCTCGGGAAGGTCCACTTTCTGGACACGAGTCTCGCCATCGCGGTATATGTGCAAGCAGTAGTCAAAGGGCTTGCTAATTTTTTCCACATTCAGCAGGGTTTCGCTTTTGCGTGCCTCCCAACGAAGCATGTACTTCAGCAGGTAGTCCTCGAATCGCATTGCCACCTGCCCACCGCTTTCGTCGAAGGATAGATTGTTGAGGGCGTCTTCGTAAGATTCCAGGCGTATTACCTTGATGATACGCGGACCCCGCTCGGCTTCTTCTGCCGTAGCCACGCGTTTGGGCTTGCCGTCCTTCCATTCCGGCGAGAAGGTGACTTTCTTTAAGCGCGGCAGTAGAACGGTATCAAAGTAATCCGCCATCTCCACCAGGATGAACTTGCGCCGCCCGCCGTCCTCGCGGTTAAGATTGATGACCGCGTGGCCGGTGGTGCCGGAGCCGGCGAAGTAGTCGAGGATTAGGTCACTATCTTCAGGGGCTGCTGCAGCTACCAGTTCTTCATAAAGAGAGACAGGATGGCAATAAGGGAAATCTAGCCCCAGGGGTTCCAAGTCTCCTTTTCCTCTCTTTGCATCCTGTATAACCGAGCGCATCTGCATCTGGGAATCCTGAGTTAAGAAGCGTTTTTGTCGAGGCTGGGTTGTCTCATCCGGGCCAAAGAGTATTTCTCCTCGTTCGACCATTGCCCGGAGGGTTTCTGGTGTGCGGGAGAACCCATTGGGAGGAACCGGACACGGCTTACCTGTAATTGGATGAATTAGTGGTTGAAAAAACTTAGGGTCTGTACGAGGCTCTGGTGCTCTCAAGCTTACACTTTGGTAAATCCTTCCCTGCTCATCAAGGTAGCAATAGGCTTTTTCACCACCAGTAAGTCTTGGATTCTTCCGCACCCACTCTGTATATTCCCGGCGAGCTTCGTCTGTGACTCCACCATGCTTCGCGATGATTGATTGTGCTGTGCGCAGCATTGCTTGGATGCTGACATTTCGCTGATAAATGGATCTATTGATTGCGGATCTCCAGATAATGTATTCATGTTGAGTAGCAATGCCACGTCCTGCAGTCATCGGATTGCGTTTGTCCCAAATAACCGTACCAGCGTCAGGAATTCCAGAACAATCAAAGAGAAGCCCAAGCCGTTCAAACTCATTTTCATCAATATGGCAGAGAAAATGACCTTCATCCGTCAACAGCGTGCTAGCAATTGATAGCCGATCCCACATCATTGCCAACCAACTTGAGTGCTGATAATCATTCTTGTAGAGGAATCCACTCGTCGCGGTATTGTACGGTGGATCAATATGAATACACTTCACCTGCTCACGATACTTCTCCTGGAGCAGGTTGAGCGCCTGCCAGTTTTCGGAGTGTACCAAGAGACCATCAGTCATCTCATCCAAATCGTCAAAACTCGCCAACAGGCGGTTGGTGAAATCTGGAGTAAAGTGACGGGTATCCAGCGGCAGGGAAGGATGGGTCTTCAGGAACACCACTCTGCCCTCCGGTGTTACCCGGTCCCCTGAAAACATGTCCTGGGGCAGGGCATCCAACCGCAGCATCTCCTCCCATTCCTTCCACTGGGCGTCACAGACGGCAATCTCTTCATAGAACGCTTCCGGAATATTGCCCACGGCGACGACGCAAAAAGTCTCGGTGATGAATTTCTTCTTTTCCCAGAGCATTTTCTGGAAGTTTTCTATCTGTGCCAGGAACTCAATGATGATTAGGCCGATGCGCTTGATCAGACGCATGAGTTGGAACCAACCCTCGGCCAGCCCCTCGCCCGCGGCTTCCATCTCCTCCAAGTTGAGCACCTCGTTTTTCAGGTAAAAGTCCAGTTCCCGCGATAAGAAGCCTTTTAAATCCTTGTGGATGAAAAAGTCGCTGGTGTTGCGCCGGGTGTACTGGCGCAGGTGGTGTTCCAGCAGGGTTACTGCCGTCCCGTCGGTGCGGTGCTTTTCGGCAATCAATGCTGCCAAAGCCTCAGGGGCGTTCTTGAGCAGACGCTTTGAAATCTTTTCCAGCGCTTCGGCAATAATGGCCTCCTGCTGGTTCCTCTTGCCGTAGGTATTCTGCTCTTCCTGGTTAAGCGGGCGGAACTCGAAGGGAATGGTAAGGGTGCTTGCGCTGGCGTCCCAGGTGATTTCGTCCAATCTCGGTAGAAAGAAGCGCTTTTCACCCTTGATGTTATTCTGTTCCACGTCGGCAGTCTTTAGCTTGAAGTGTACAGTCACGCCATTGGGAGCCTTCCATGTATAATCTGTGAAGTGCTCACCGGTCTTGACGTAATACTGGTCGTGGTTGGCCCAGTAGAGATAGACTTCCTCACCATTGTAGGGAATGGCATAGCGTTCCTTTTTGGAGTAACGGCGCTTGGAAATGAAGTCGCCGTCCTGCCAGTAGCGGCTGAAAAAGGAATAAAGATGGTTGTAGATAGCCGTCTCCAGAGCATGACGGCCCTTTGCGTATCTAGCCCGTTCCTGCGCAACAAGATATTCTCTTCCTGCCTTTGTCTCACGGTATTTCTCGGCTAAGTTGCCATCAGCATCGAGGGCATCTTCGCCCAGCGCTTCCAGCACCTTTTTCCGGGCAGCATCCAGCTCTTGTGTAGCTTGACTTTGCGCAGCCAGTGCCCCCTTGTTTAGCTCATCGTTCACCAAGCGCGGCAGGTCCTCGGAGATAAAGCGCTCGATGATTGCCCGCTTGAAGTTCATGATGCGATAGATGCCAAAATCCAGGTCAGCGCAATCAAATTGAAATAGCTCACGCAGAAGTTGTTGGAATTTTGTCTGAGGAGTGCTCATCGCTGTTCACCTTGCCTTTCCTTCTTCCTTTTCTTGACTTCTCCCGGCCTTTCTCCACCAGGCCCGGGATGATGGGCACAACGAAAACCTATTTAGACGATTTTCAAAGCATCCTGCCCGTAGCCTTACCCTCAATAGTCATTATCAAGACCAATAGGATGGCTGCATTACCAATACGTGTCTTACTTACCCCCCTATGTTTTTCCCCTTACTCTCTCGGGGAAGAAACCGCATCAGGCCTTTAACTATTACCATTTCCATTTATAGCTGTAACATCGTCGTTACCAATATGCTCGTTATAATATTCTACATCGATATTCAATTTCATTCCAAAGAATAGAATGAAGAGCAGCAGCATGTGCAATCCCTTGTCTAACTTTGTCGTTAGCGTAAAGTTTTGGTAGGCGGTGGCAGGAAAAACGCGTGTGGAGATAAAAATAGAGACCTCGCACCAACAGATAGACAGAAAGGAGCGAGGTCTCATGAAGAGCGAGGCGTAGACATCGCCCTCAACCCTAGTGTACTGGATTTTGTAGAGGATATCAAGACTTTGGAGCAAGCCTGTTTGGCTGTAGCACGCCATTTGTTTGTTGCATTGATAGAGGCCCTTGATGACGCCTTATTGGCGCAAAAACCCAAACACTACAAATGCGTGGGTAAGAGGCGTAGGACGCTTTCCACACTGATAGGAGACATTGTGATACACCGTCGCCTATACGTTCATGCCTCAAAGAAGCGAGGCAAGAAGAAAGGCAGTAAAGCTCGTTTTCTGCTGAACGAGAGACTGAATATCCAACCTCGCCGGCGTGTAACCCACGGATTATTGCGACTTATAGTGTCGGCTGCTACGCGCCTAAGTTTTCGAGAAGTATCGGAGATGCTCGAGGAAGCCGGTTTCCCAAGGATTAGCCATACCACCATTCACAATGAGGTTCGCCGATATGGTGAATTACAAAGCCAAGTGCTGCAGCAATCAAAAGAGCTGTTATTTGTAGCTGGTCAGAGAGTGGAGAACGTCGAGCTAAGAAAGGTGCCCGTGCTGTTCATTGAAGCAGATGGCATTATAGTTAACTGTCAGGGCGCAGACACCACGAAACTAGAACTGAAACTGGCTGCGATTCATGAGGGCTGGGAAGAATTGGGTAAGCGGCGCAAGTTAAAGAAAGCGACAACTGTGATAGGCCTGTTTAATGGTGGAGACGATTTTTGGGAGACGGTTACAGCACAGCTGATGAAAACATACGACCTAACGGATACTCAGATTGTTATTAACGGAGATGGAGCGGACTGGATACAGAAGACAGCTAAGGATTATTTTGCTGATGCTATAGTCCAACTTGATAGGTACCATCTCATCAGGGACCTTCGTCTTGCGGTAGGTCAAAAGGCTGCTAATGATTTGTTGGCACAACTAGATAGGGGAGATGTAACCGTATTCGTAGATACTCTTGAGGCGATGGCTCCGAGGATTCCGGAAAAACGTCGAGAGGTTTACGGGAAACTACTCAATCTATTTAAGAAGTATCCAGAGCATTTGTTGGACTACCGTCACCGCCTAGGCAATGAGTATGAGGGAATAAGGCTTCACGGGATGGGTGCAGCAGAAACAATGGTTGACAAGAAGGTAGCAAACCGCATGAAGAAACGAGGCATGCTGTGGAGCCGTATTGGCGCTTGTGCAATGGCATCGCTGCTAATGCTTCGCAGCAACGATCAACTATTCCAATGGCTAGACCGTCATCCCGAGAATGATGTTCTTAATCCTGTTCCCAGGTTGCGCCAGCAAGTGATAACTAGCGGCCATGAAGCACCAGGTGAATGGCTGAGAGTAGCAATGCCTAGCTTAGGGTACTCTACGAAACCCTGGGTGATAGCTCTACGGAACCTCAGCGGCTTCAGCACAGCTTTATGAACACCAATTGTGGCGAGGTCTCTCGCCTACTAAAGCTTGACGCGTACGCATAGCGTGGAAGAGTGGCTAAACCTTTGCCGGCAGGGTAAAGTAAAAACCTACATTCGGGGAAATGACCCTAACCTTGACGATGCCTGGCGGCAGTATGAGGAAGAAAAAGAGATAATCCAGGATTGGGCAAAGAAATCCGCTACACGGAAGAAGGTTTGTGGCGAAACGTTACCCTTACCGGAAGTTGCAAAACATTACAGCCAGGCCCGGCTACGGGAAATAGTTTCAGCTGCCCACCCGGAGGCGGCAAATGCAGTATTTGGACATTAATGAAATGAAAGAGTGTGAATAGCATGGAAAAAGCACCTACTCCACCTGGAGTAGGTGCCTCCATTAAAGGAGGCGGACAAGAAAAGGTATAATATAGTTAGAAAGCGAAAAGTTGAACGAGGTGATACAATGCCCGAGGATAAATTCAGATGGAAGAAAGGCGAGGTCATAGCTGAAATGTCGCAGTGTGCGTATTGCAAGAACGCCTTGGATTATGCTACCTGCGCAGAATTCGGGACAAAACCTAAAAAATACCGCTACAACGAAGAACCTTGTCCAAAACGAATACCCGAATGAAAGGAAGGAGGGCAATGGAAGAGAAACAAAATCAAAACCAGCCAATTCAGGTTTACGAAAATCCTACCTCAAAGCGAATTGAGATTCATTCCAGACATCACAAGTTAGTCGTGAGAGATATGAAAACTGGGAGAAATGAATTGGAAAGAACCTTGCCCCTATTTATACTACCAAATTGTACTTTGTACTAGCCGAAAACGTTTTGAACAAAACGATCATATAAATTATTGAATCTATTACTGAAAAAAGGCTTGACTTTCTCTTTCTTTTCCTTTATAATTAAATTAAAAAATCCTAATTATGTCAAAAAAGGAAGATGAAAGGGGGGTTAATATGCCTACTACCAAGATTAAGACGAAGGCTCACCCGAGGCTAAGGCAATTTAGAATTTACGGCTACTTAAGAGTTTCAACGATTGACCAGGACACGGAAAAAAATAAGGCTGATATATTATCCTTTGCCAATTCAAAGGGATTCTTGGGGCAGGTTGAATTTGTGGAGGAGAAAATCTCAGGCTTAAAATCCTGGAAAAAAAGAAAGTTGAAAGATTTGGTAGAATCAATGTCAGAGGGTGACATCCTTATTGTCCCTGAATTGTCCAGGCTAGGACGTTCCCTAGTTGAGGTTTTAGAAGTCTTAAACGAATTAAAGGATAAAGGAGTTAAAGTTTTTTCTGTCAAAGAAAACTTCCAGCTAAACGGGGACGATATACAATCAAAAGTTATGCGGACAATGTTAGGTCTGTTTGCTGAAATAGAAAGGGATTTAATATCTGCAAGGACAAAGGAAGGACTGGCCGCAGCTAAAGCATCTGGAAAACGGCTAGGCAGGCCCAAAGGCCCTGGCAAGTCAAAGCTGGATAAGTTCAAGCCGGAAATCGTTGCATTGCTAAAGAACGGCTCAAAAAAGATTTTCATAGCAGAACGCTATGGCGTTACCCCGGCTACCCTGACTAACTGGCTGAAGAGGCACGGCCTGGACAAATTGACGCCTACACCGTAAGGAAGGAGGGAAAATAACGGTGCAACCACGGGCTTTCAGTTATATCCGTTTCTCCTCTCCAGAGCAAGAAAAAGGTGATTCCTTACGGCGTCAAATTCAGTTATCCGAAGAATACTGCAAACAGCATGGCCTTATCCTAGACGATACATTAAAACTAACTGATAAAGGACTATCTGCTTATAAAGGGCATCATCGCACTAAAGGGGCATTAGGGGAATTCCTCAGATTGGTGGAAGAAGGGAAAATCCCTCCAGGTTCGGTTCTGCTAGTAGAAAACCTGGACAGGCTTTCTAGGGAGCAAATCCTTGATGCACTTAATCAGTTTACAAGTATCATTAAAGCAGGAATTAAAATCGTAACACTGCAAGACGGGATGGAATATGACCAGGAAAGCATTAATCAGAACTGGGCACAGCTTATAATTTCTATCACTTATATGGCCCGGGCACACGATGAATCAGAAACCAAGTCTAAACGTATATCAGCCGTTTGGGAGAACAAAAGGAGTAAAGCCGGCAATGGAGGCAAAAAGCTGACCGCAAAAGCCCCAGCGTGGCTAAAACTTTCTCAAGACAGAACTAAATTTATCTTAATCCCTGAAGCAGCCAAAGCAGTTGAATTGATTTACCGTAAGAAACTGGCCGGTAAAGGGACGGGAAGAATTGAGAGAGAGCTTAACGAAGACCCAAATGTCTGGAAACCACCGAAAACAGGCCGTAATAAAACCGGGGGCTGGAGAAAAAGCTACATCACTAAAATTCTAAGGACCAAGGCTGTTATTGGGGAATTCCAGCCACATAAATTAGTTGATGGCAAGAGGCAACCCATAGGCGACCCAATACCGGATTATTTTCCACCAGTCATTGATAAGGAATTGTTTTACCAGGTGCAGGCTCAATTACAAGCTAATGCAGAGAAAAAAGGCAATGCTGGAGGCAGGACGGGTAAAGTCTCAAACCTTTTCACCCATGTCATTAAATGCGGTTTATGCGGTTATCCCATGCATTTTATAAACAAAGGCAAAC is a window from the Acetomicrobium flavidum genome containing:
- a CDS encoding DEAD/DEAH box helicase family protein, with translation MSNGSTQYQKLENRLLLLSWLNSLLGYEKNRELLEDMKQAEEGFDAQGRSHIYYRLISRGSKLKISADDLARYDDNIRAHLAVINACRTQPITLRYFQYLAALYTEIVLDRLFNHKAQLLADLNAFVCQRNAKKLPSEPQDEPFTETDLTKLAYWMATGSGKTLILHLNYYQFLHYNKEPLDNILLVTPNEGLSEQHLAELAASGIPARRFDLNHGGLWSDSKHTVQVIEITKLVEEKRGGGVSVPVEAFEGRNLIFVDEGHKGSGGEAWRKYRDALGETGFTFEYSATFGQALSAARNDPLTAEYGKAIVFDYSYRYFYGDGYGKDFRILNLQDETDEAKTDLLLLGNLLSFYEQQCLFDEQAEILRPYNLEKPLWVFVGSTVNAVYSENKQKRSDVLTVVRFLHRVLANRDWAVKGIEELLAGKSGLVTPDGIDLFAGRFPYVRETGLTAEALYDDILRRVFHSPAGGGLHVCDIKSAAGELGLRASGAEEYFGLIYIGDTAEFKKLVEADGAGITLEEDAIASSLFTDINHPDTPVNILIGAKKFMEGWNSWRVSNMGLLNIGRREGSQIIQLFGRGVRLRGKNHSLKRSAALPGNHPPYIKLLETLNIFAVRANYMAQFRDYLEREGVETEPLVELPLPIWTNEQMLQRGLVLPRPESGRDFATETILLLTPDENIRLRVDLSVKVQVLESGAVGLQDARAQSEYKATTIPSESLTLVDWEQAYLELLDYKARKGWSNLVIRPETLRAILEKVPYTLKASEAVFRPRTFTDRTRLQEAVTAILRKYLDTFYRRAHERWDSQNLIYRPLDLDDPNLALKRPSVQEKRAAYIVRVPHSHRDIVTAIERLCEDMDKLIKEENSGLPRLYFDRSIYLPLLLKKGSVLTADPPLLEESEERFVRDLKDYWEAEKDKSLAGKEIFLLRNLSRGKGVGFFEESGFYPDFILWIVDEKKQRIVFIEPHGMLHAKAYEHDEKASLWERLRELGKEVGRRSGRQDITLDSFIISATPYDDLYKRYDDGSWDRDKFAQHHILFQERNQDYDYLRKIFHGYCINQQISGLK
- a CDS encoding GmrSD restriction endonuclease domain-containing protein, with protein sequence MAEVLFKKVDYILKKLVEDISMGEIGLPDIQRPFVWPMTQVRDLFDSMYRGFPIGYLLFWENGCSDTHRTIGAAPKQKVARLLIVDGQQRLTSLYAVMKAVPVITKDFKSQRIKIAFHPLSEKFEVSNAAIEKDVEWIPDISILWQPDTKPHAFKRKFLEKLGKRRPLTVEEEDIIHERIDRLIKLEEYPLTALEISSSVDEDKVSEIFVRINSKGTPLNQANFILTLMSVFWDEGRKELEEFCRRSKAPSPDGSPSPFNHYLRPNPDQLLRVSVALGFRRARLEHVYSLLRGKDLETRQFSDEQRVKQFALLQEAQAYVLDLQNWHEFFKVLKRAGYPSDQLISSQMAVLYTYALWLIGKRDFKVDLYRLREVMARWFFMATLTGRYTSSPEARFEQDMALLRSANTADDFVRILDEQISAVLTKDYWEVTLPNELETAAARNTAQFAYYAALCLLEARVLYSKMKVSELLDPTTKAKKTALERHHLFPRKYLQRIGVREKRLINQVANYALVEWSDNIKISDRAPRDYVPELEKRFASDELQQMYDWHGLPSNWYELDYEDFLKERRRRIALIIKFGFERLVVGA
- a CDS encoding site-specific DNA-methyltransferase, coding for MSTPQTKFQQLLRELFQFDCADLDFGIYRIMNFKRAIIERFISEDLPRLVNDELNKGALAAQSQATQELDAARKKVLEALGEDALDADGNLAEKYRETKAGREYLVAQERARYAKGRHALETAIYNHLYSFFSRYWQDGDFISKRRYSKKERYAIPYNGEEVYLYWANHDQYYVKTGEHFTDYTWKAPNGVTVHFKLKTADVEQNNIKGEKRFFLPRLDEITWDASASTLTIPFEFRPLNQEEQNTYGKRNQQEAIIAEALEKISKRLLKNAPEALAALIAEKHRTDGTAVTLLEHHLRQYTRRNTSDFFIHKDLKGFLSRELDFYLKNEVLNLEEMEAAGEGLAEGWFQLMRLIKRIGLIIIEFLAQIENFQKMLWEKKKFITETFCVVAVGNIPEAFYEEIAVCDAQWKEWEEMLRLDALPQDMFSGDRVTPEGRVVFLKTHPSLPLDTRHFTPDFTNRLLASFDDLDEMTDGLLVHSENWQALNLLQEKYREQVKCIHIDPPYNTATSGFLYKNDYQHSSWLAMMWDRLSIASTLLTDEGHFLCHIDENEFERLGLLFDCSGIPDAGTVIWDKRNPMTAGRGIATQHEYIIWRSAINRSIYQRNVSIQAMLRTAQSIIAKHGGVTDEARREYTEWVRKNPRLTGGEKAYCYLDEQGRIYQSVSLRAPEPRTDPKFFQPLIHPITGKPCPVPPNGFSRTPETLRAMVERGEILFGPDETTQPRQKRFLTQDSQMQMRSVIQDAKRGKGDLEPLGLDFPYCHPVSLYEELVAAAAPEDSDLILDYFAGSGTTGHAVINLNREDGGRRKFILVEMADYFDTVLLPRLKKVTFSPEWKDGKPKRVATAEEAERGPRIIKVIRLESYEDALNNLSFDESGGQVAMRFEDYLLKYMLRWEARKSETLLNVEKISKPFDYCLHIYRDGETRVQKVDLPETFNYLIGLDVAKRQLLDNNGRYYLIYRGATREGKRTVVIWRETAGWTEEDYKRDRDFVAKHKFTEGADVIYVNGDSLIPGAQALEGVFKAKMFAGVEG
- a CDS encoding ISLre2 family transposase — translated: MVGGGRKNACGDKNRDLAPTDRQKGARSHEERGVDIALNPSVLDFVEDIKTLEQACLAVARHLFVALIEALDDALLAQKPKHYKCVGKRRRTLSTLIGDIVIHRRLYVHASKKRGKKKGSKARFLLNERLNIQPRRRVTHGLLRLIVSAATRLSFREVSEMLEEAGFPRISHTTIHNEVRRYGELQSQVLQQSKELLFVAGQRVENVELRKVPVLFIEADGIIVNCQGADTTKLELKLAAIHEGWEELGKRRKLKKATTVIGLFNGGDDFWETVTAQLMKTYDLTDTQIVINGDGADWIQKTAKDYFADAIVQLDRYHLIRDLRLAVGQKAANDLLAQLDRGDVTVFVDTLEAMAPRIPEKRREVYGKLLNLFKKYPEHLLDYRHRLGNEYEGIRLHGMGAAETMVDKKVANRMKKRGMLWSRIGACAMASLLMLRSNDQLFQWLDRHPENDVLNPVPRLRQQVITSGHEAPGEWLRVAMPSLGYSTKPWVIALRNLSGFSTAL